TGTAGTGTTTGACGACCTGACAGAGCTGATAAGGGCAGAAAAGGCCCTTGCATGGCAAGATGTGGCAAAACGTCTTACACATGAAATAAAAAACCCCCTTACTCCTATTAAACTTTCCGCCGAACGGATGCTAAAAAGATGGAACTCAGGAGATCCTAAATTTGGTGAAATCTTAAAAAAATCTACCTCCATAATTATCAGAGAGGTTGATGGCATTCAAAAACTTGTAAACGAATTTTCACGTCTTGGTAAAATGCCCGACATTGAGCTTTCTGTAACACACCTTAAGCCACTGATTAACGAGGTTATCGAGTTGTACAGAGAGTATGAAAAACTTGAGATAATCTTACACTATAACACCCGCATAGATGAACTACTTATTGATGCCGATAATTTCAAACGAGTACTAATAAATATTTTTGATAATGCCGTGCAGGCCATTGATGAAAATGGTACAATAACTGTGTCAGTAAGTGAGGATGCGACAACCAGTAACATAATAATAGAGATTTCAGACACAGGTGAGGGCATAAGAGAAGAGGATAAGGATAAACTGTTTCAACCGTATTTTTCACGGCGAAAAAACGGTACCGGGCTTGGGCTTGCAATAGCCCACAGGATTATCACTGAACATAAGGGTATGATTTCAGTTTTGGACAACAACCCTAAGGGTTCTACATTCAAAATAGAATTACCATGCTTTTAAACAGGTGGAGGATATGGGCAATTTTACAGTAGTTTTAATTGATGACGAAAAGAGTATAAGAGAGACGCTTTCAGAGATTTTTGAGGATGAGGGATTTACTGTAATAAAGTTTGAAACTGGTGAGGAGGGCTTAGAGTATATTGAAAAGTCACCGCCTGATGTAATATTTCTTGACCTGTGGCTTCCCGGCATAGACGGCCTTGAGGTGCTTCAGAAAATAAAACAAATTAACTCAGTGCTGCCAGTTATAATAATATCGGGACACGGTAAAATTGACCAGGCAGTAAAAGCCACCAAACTCGGTGCTTATGATTTCCTTGAAAAACCCCTGTCACTGGAACGTGTGCTGCTGACTGCTAAAAACGCAATAGAAAAAAAGGAACTTCAGGTACAAAACGAAACTCTCAAAAAGGATATGATTCAAAAACATACTATGGTGGGCGAATCAAGGGCAATAGTTGATCTAAAAAAGGAAATAGAAATAGCCGGTAAGAGCAATGCACGGGTGTTGATAATGGGAGAAAGTGGTGTAGGAAAAGAGCTTGTAGCAAGAAATCTCCACTACCAAAGTGACAGGGCAAACAGAGCATTTGTTGAGGTTAATTGTGTTGCCATTCCTCAGGAACTTATAGAAAGTGAGCTTTTTGGCCACGAGAAGGGTTCCTTTACGGGAGCCTTTGAAAAGAAAAAAGGTAAGTTTGAGCTTGCAAACGAGGGCACCCTGTTTCTTGATGAAATCGGTGATATGTCTATGACTACACAGGCAAAACTGCTGAGAATCATAGAGACTCAGGAGTTTCAGAGAGTGGGCGGCAGTAAAAACATTAAGGTGGACGTACGAATCATTGCTGCAACAAATAAGGACCTCCAAAAAGAAGTTAAACAGGGAAAATTCCGCGAAGATCTTTTTTTCCGCCTTAATGTTATCCCTGTTATAGTGCCTCCCCTCAGGGAACGGAAAGATGACCTGCCAATGCTTATAGAGCACTTTATGAGCTCCTTTGCTGCCGAGTATGCGCGCCCCCTGAGAGCTATAAGCCCTGAAGCCATGAACACTCTTCTTGCCCACGACTGGCCTGGTAACGTAAGAGAACTAAAAAACACTCTTGAACGGCTTTTCATAATGACTCAATCAAAAGTTATAACAGCAAACGATATATCCGTAGGCGACTCTCCTCAAAAAGACTACTTTGCTTATGAGACACTCAGAGAGGCCCGTGACTCCTTTGAAAAGGACTACATAATCAGACAATTGGTCAAACACAAGTGGAATGTATCTAAAACCGCTGAAACTCTTCAAATTGAGAGAAGCAACCTTCACAGAAAAATCAAAGGTTATGATATAGATATCCCATAACAAATTATAACTAAAGGAGCAAAATGAAATGTTTAGAAATGAAAAAAGTTCAGGCTTAATAAGGTTCACTTACTACGGATTGGGCATAGTTATTGCCGCTCTTGTAATTTTTCTGCTTTATACGTTAATAAGCTCTAAACCTCCGGTAATCTCAGGACTGGACGGATTAGCAAAACTCCCGCGCAAAAAAGATGTTCCAATTAAAATAGATTGTAAATCCACTATAAAATCTGTTTCAATCACTATATCACAGGGTGACAACACTAAAGCACAAGAGATTCTTTCAGATAACCCCGGGAAAAAAACAGCTGATTACCTTCTTAAAATAGAGCCAGTAAAACTATCACTTAAGGACGGCACAGCTCAAATAAAAGTTATCATAAAAAGCGGATTATTTACAAAGACCGAAAAAATGTTTGAAACGGTTATTGACACAATCCCACCGATTATCGCAGTGCTTGATTCCACATACATTTCCGATCAAGGTTCTGCTACAGCAGTGTTAATAGAGGCCTCCGGAGCAGATTCTGTTTATGTTAAAATCGGCGATAAAACATATCCTGCAGTAAATTCTATTTTTAAAAACAAAAACCACTACTTCTGTATTTATCCGCTTGATGTTGACTACAATGGCACTGTTCCTTTAACTGCTGTAGCAGAAGACAATGCCGGAAATATGGTTATGACACCAATTAAAACCATATTTAAGCCCACAGTTTATAGAAAAGACATTATCAAAATATCTGATGATTTTATAAAACGTCAGGTCTATCCACTCCTTGGAATTACAGAAGGAGAGATGCCTCCTGTGGATGCCTTTATAAAACTTAACGAGGGCTGGAGAAAAGATAATGAAGCTAAAATACAGGAAATATCAGCTAAGAGCGTAAGTGAGATTCTTTGGCAGGGCGCCTTTATTCAAATGAAAAACACAAAAGTGTTTGCCCATTTTGGAGATATCCGCTCATACGAATACGGGGGAAAGATAATAAGCGGCAGCCGTCACATGGGATATGATCTTGCCTCTTTAGCTAACTCACCGGTTCCAGCCGCTAACTCAGGCATTGTGCAATTTGCGGGCAATCTCGGAATCTACGGCAATGCAATAATAATTGACCACGGTCTGGGGCTTATGAGTCTTTATGGACATCTTTCTGCAATTATGGTAAAGGAAGGGGACAAAGTAGTCAAAGGCGGTATAATTGCTAAAAGCGGAATGACCGGGTTTGCCGGAGGTGACCACCTCCACTTTGCAATTATATGCCACGGCGTATATGTTAGTCCGGTTCAGTGGTGGGATAAACTGTGGATAGATAAACGGATTTCCCTCGTTCTCAATAAGGGTTGAGAATCACAATTTGACGATTTAGGGAAAGGGCGTTGCCCTTTCCCTTATTACCTTAACCCTGCTTCAAATTCATGGTCGGCTCTTTAAACAGCGCAAATTTTAGCCATTTATTAGCAAACTTCAGAAGCTGCAGCTCATCGGTAGTTATTAGCTCTAGCTCATCCTCTTCAACATCAAAGCGTTTAAGGAAAGTGCTCTTTAGTAAAAACTCCCTGAACGCATCCATATCAAAACTCCCCAACATATAAATAGCCGTGGATTTATCATCGAGCTTGACGCTGCTTCCGTAGAGTTTTTTATTTAAAATCAGGTCAACCCAGTCCTTGTTGGCATCCTCGTATATATTAATCTCCTGATTAGTTCGCCATGTCTCTATATCCCAAAGCGCTGACTCATTGTGGCCTTTGCAAAAACTCTCCTGTATCTTAAAATAAAAATCATCTCCCTCAAACGGCCGGGTTGACTTCATAACCGCATACCCTATCGGATAGTACCTGCATGCAAGCGGTCTGTTAGTGTATATTGCACATCCGTCCTCCCTGTTAAAATAACAATTTTTATTTTCATCCATTCTCAGTTTTAAAAAAGGTATATTGCTCTTTTCAAGCGTGACCTGAATAGCGTACGTAGCCAGGAATTCCGACGATGTTATCCCGATTGCGTTTTTTATTCTAAGCACATCATAAGGCGTTAAAAATATCTCCAATCCGCCTTTGCAGCACTGATTAAAACACTCGATGTCTTTGTGGCACCTGAAACTAAACTTATCCTTATAGGTAAGCTCTATCTTTTCACCAGGAAAGCTCCGTAGTTTATTAAATACATCATCCATAGTTTTTCAAATCCTTTTAATCATGATAATACAATAACAACTCACCAACACGCTGCTCTCTGCAGAGTAGTTAACTCGCTGTTAAAAAACTGGATTCCTGCTTTCGCAGGAATGACAGAAAAAGGCACCCTCCTCTGTCATTCCCGCCTCCGAGCGGGAATCCAGTCCTTTCCTTTGTATCCTTAACTAATAACTTGTCTCTGCCTAATCCTTATTTGCCATCTTTGCATATACGATAGCCGTTGTCCTATAGACCATGTGAGCGAGCTTTGTAAAAGGTAAAAACGCAATCGTATAAAAAACAAACACTAAGTGTGCGAAATACATCGGGTACGCTATGTTTGCCACGTTTCCCCATCTGAGAAGCTCCGAAAGAATACCGGTAATAAAGAGCAACATTACAACTACGTTGAAACTACTGTCAAAGGCGGAGGTCTTTGTGACAAACCCTTTGTCTTTAGCCTTGTTGTTAAAAATCAACACAGCGCCTATAAACAAGGCCAGAGCACTAAGATTGCCAAACCCTTTAAAGGCCAGATAACAAAGAATTACCAGCTCCTTTGAGCCATTAAAAAGAGCTAAAATAGCAGGATCATCCACCCTGTATGGCGAATGCCAGCCAAGTACGTAAATGTAAAAGACAGCCCAGTTGGTAGTTATAAAAAGCCCCAGAAAACCAAAAAACACAAACCTGTGAGCCCACGTCCTGTCCTTATTTACACTGCACTTTTCAAACTTCTTGTGCAACAAAAACTCTTTCAGCGTCTCCACAATGCTCTTTACTAAGTTACCCTCAGCCATCAGCTTGTGTGGATTTGTGTTCAGGTTTTTCCAAAACCGGCTTATACTGATTACAAAAGAAATAAACACAAAGGTTGCTGAAGTTATAAAAATCGGGTCAACGTAGTGGATTGGGAAAAAATGGTCATACACTACAGGCCCATCCGGAATGTTTAAGTGTCCGGTTGCATTTAAAATCAACAGAAAAAGCACTATCGGTATAAGAAACGTTAAGATAAGGAGTTTAGGCTCTCCGATTATCTTTGCTAAAAACCCGGGAAATGCGTTTTCCGTGATAGCTTGTTTTCTTAGCACTGCAAGTACATCACCGGGTCTTGCCCCCCTTGGACAGTACTTGGTGCACTCGTTACAGTTATGGCATAACCAGATATTGGGATCTGCTGCCAAATCCGCCTTAAGGCCCCACTGTGCCATTGACATTTCCCTGCGGGGAAACGGATCACCCGGCGGCGTTAAACTACAAACCGCCGAACAAGTAGCACATTGGTAACACCTCTTTACCGTATCTGCACCTGAACTCTTTAAACTTTTAACAAAGTCCAGATCAGGCGTTACTACCGTACCATCACCCATATTTTACCTCCACACCACTTTTTTTATTAGAAACCTTTATATGGATTGGGGCCGAAGCCTTTTAACTGCTCCGAAAAGTCGTTCATTAATTTCGGTAACAGATCCCATTCATCTATCGAAAGCTGCACTTGCTGCACTCTCTCAGCCTCAAGCATCAATCTGCCCAGAGTTTCCTGCACCTTACCCAGCCTCTCACTTGCCACCTGCGAGCCCTTTATAAAGTGGCACTGGTAGTTATCACCATACTTACACCCTATAAGCATAACACCGTCCACTCCCTTTGAAAGCGCATCAGCTATCCACACTAGGTTGGTTCCGCCAAGGCATCTAAGAGGTATAAACCTGAAATTAGGATTTAACGATATCCTGTTTAACCCTGCCATATCCAATGCCGGATATGCATCGTTTTCACAGATAAAGGCTAATATAAACGGTTCGTCTCCCTCAGAGGGTACTTCAACCGCTTTTATCATTGAAGAGATTATATCCACACTGTAGTTTTTAAAGGAAATAATTCTCTGAGGACATGCGCCCATACAAGTACCACAACGGCGGCAGCGATAAGGATGCTCTTTCGGAGTTCCCTTTTCGTCCTCATCCAGCACTCCGAACGGACACTCAACCGTACAACGGCGGCACTGAGTACAGCTTTCAAGCCTGAACTCAGGAAATGTCATATCCCCTGCCCGTGGGTGCACTGCCTTGCCCTGAGCAGTAAGCTCAATACACTGAATGGCCTTAAGAGCCGCCCCTGTGGCATCTGTGCTTGACTGTTGTGCGTCCATGGGATGCCTTACCGCCCCTGCCGCATATATTCCGGTTCGCCGTGTTTCATAAGGAAAACATATAAAATGTGAATCAGGGAAACCGTACTTAAGATGAGGCAGTTCGGGGCCTTGTCTGTATTTTAAATTCAAAACTATAGGTATAGGCACAAGCTCTGAACTGGAGCCGTCCTGGGTTTGTTTCGTTACAAGATCTCCAATGTACTCCTCTGTAACTGCGTTTACGGCCCTGCCCTCAGGAAGCATGCTGGATACCATGCCAGTAGCAAGCACAACAAGGTCAACCTTTATCTGCATATCACGGCTTAGCAATTGATTATACACGTCCACCATTATGCTGCCGTCAGGAGCCTCTGTAAGCCCCTTCACCTCGCCCTTGGCAAGGAATATTCCCTCGTCATCCTGTGCTGCCTTATAAAAACCCTCATACAGACCCATCGTGCGCATATCTTTGTAGATTATGTAAGCACTTGATTTAGGATTAGACTCCCGCACGTACTTAGCCTGTTTAAGTGAAACGTTACAACACACGGTAGAACAGTATGGAATGTTGTTTTCGTCTCTTTGGCCGGCACACTGGACAAACAGAACGCTGTTTGCCGTTTTACCGTCCGATGGGCGTGTTATCTTGCCCTTTGAGGCTATGGTTTCCATCTCAACGTTTGTTACAACATTTTTATAGCGGCCATAACCATACATGGTAAGTTGTGTGGCATCATAGGGTTTCCAGCCGATAGCAAGCACAACCGCACCAACGCTGAACTTCTCCTCCTGACCGCTTTTATCTACAAATATCTCAAACATTCCGGGCTCACCCTCTATAGAGGTAACTTTTGTGCCCAGCATTATTTTTATTTTGGGATCAGTTTCTGCCGCTTTAATTTTTGCTCCGATTGTCTGTTCCGGCAACTTATCAAATGGTTCTTTTACAGGAAAACCTTTGAAGGATTTTTTAGCAAAACCACCAAGTTCAGCAGTTTCCTCAACAATAACTGCCTCATATCCGGCCTTTGCCGCCTCTATTGCAGCAGTCAAACCTGTAACGCCGCCGCCAATAATCAACAGAGACTTGTGAACCTCTGTGGTTTTTGGAACCGGCGGTTCTGCCTTTGAGGCCTTTACCATTCCCATGCTGAGATTATCGACAGCCAAAAGCTGCGTTCCCGGAGCTCCGGCAGGCTGTGTCCACGCCACATGCTCTCTTATGTTCACTCTTTCCGTATAGTAAAGAAGCGGATCAAAGTCAAAAGCATCAGTGTTGACCCTCGGTGAGCAGGCAGCTATTACGATTTTATTTATCCCATCATTGTTAATATCATCTTTTATAACTTGCACGCCGTCATCACTGCAAAAAAAGGAATGAGTCTTACAAGATGCTGCAGACCTTGCAGTCTTCTGAAGTTCCTCAACATTTATTGACTCACCTATACCACATCCGGTGCATATATATACGCCCATTTTACTATCAGCCATGTCTGTGTTACCTCCTCACCGTGGACTGTATGCCCCTCAGGGCCGATGCCGTTGAGTCCTGAACGGAATTAGTCACGTCGTTAGGCCTCTTTGCCACGCCGGATGAATATATGCCTGCTTTTTGTAGGTCAGCATCTATAAAACCGTTGTCATCGAGCTTTAAACCGTGATTACCGGCACTCTTTATGGCCGGCTCCATTCCGGTTGCAAGGACCACCATGTCAACCTTTTTAGTTATCTTAGCAGAACCCTCTATATCCTCAAGGGTAAGTATCGGGTCTCCGCTTTCCGGGTCCTCTTCTATTTTCGCAACCTTTCCCTTTATCATATGCACGTTTTCATCTGCCTGAATTTTCTTTAAAAAGTCCTCATACTTACCGGGTGTTCTCAAATCTATGTAATAAATAAACACATTGGAATCCGGATATTGCTCCCTTAAGTACGTTGCCTGTTTAAGTGAGGCCATACAGCATATAGCCGAACAGTGGGCAAGATGGTTGATGTCTCTTGAACCTGCACACTGTACAAAGGCCACCGTTTTGGGCTCTTTCTTATCACTGGGTCTGACAATTTTCCCCTTTGTTGGGCCATTAGGTGAGGCCATACGCTCCATCATCATGTTTGTTACCGCGTTTTTAACTTTCCCGAACCCCAGATTATCCATTTTCTTTGCGTCATACGGATTCCAACCCGTAGCATAGACCACCGACTGCGTCTTTATCTCTACCGTCTCAGGTTTCATATCAAAATCTATAGCATCGTACTTACAAACAGCGGCGCACTTTGCACAGGAGGCTTTAGTGCAAAGAGTATCATCTATCACATACCTCATAGGAAAAGCCATATCATGGGGAAGATAAACGGCCTTTGTTTTATCCAATCCGAAATTAAATAAATTTGTGCGCTCTACCGGGCACACCTCAACGCACTTATTGCATGCGGTACACTTTGAATTAACTAACCGGGGATTAATCTTAACTTTTACGGTAAAATTCCCTTCGGAGCCACTTACGCTCTCTACCTCCGACATAGTGTAGTAACTAATTTTTGAATTCTGTTTGATACGTCTGAAATTTATCTCCATCCCGCAGTACGGCGGGCAGAGTTTTGGGAAGTACTTATTTAATTGGGCAACACGACCGCCAAGATATGGACTTTTCTCTATAATCACCGAGGTTATACCTGCCTCAGCAGCCTCTATAGCTGTAGTCATACCGCTTATACCGCCGCCTATTACCACCATTTGTGCCGTTTTTTCCTCTGGCATGATAAAAACTCCTCCACTTTTTATTCAACAAGCATAAATACGGTAAGGGTTCCCCGCATTCGCGGGGAACCCTGATACCACAATGCGTTTATCTATCAGTCTGGGAATAACTGTACGTAGTCTCTCTTTGACAACTCCCACTGGTTGGTCTGAAGGTTGTACTTGGATATTGTGAAGCACTTCCAATTCTGATCGTCCACGAGGTTGAAGTCTCCTCTGTAGTAGTAGCCAGGGTAACGGGAATCTTCTCTGAACAGAATGTGTCTGGCATGTGACTCACCAGTCCATATTCTGTGATAGTTCTCCCAGCATCTCATAAGCTCGTGAAGGTCAGAGGCTGCCATTCTTGTAGCATCCTCCTTAAGCAAAACCAACTGCCTTAAACCCTCGGTAAGCATTGTTTTGCTGGTCATATACCATACGGAAACACCGGCTACATACTCGTCCATAATCTTCTGCAGTCTTGCCTGAAGCATCTTCGGTCTGATGTAGTGGGGGTTTACGTTAGGATCTGTGCTGTAGTTTTTGTATTTTTCATATATTTCAAACGGCAGATAGAGCTCGGCTGCCAGCTCCTCATTGCTCTTTGATACTGCTGGCTTGTAGCTGGCGTTATCGAGACAGAAGGCTACCATAGCCTTAGCTGCGGTTCTGCCCTCGGCGTGTGAGCCTGAGGAGAATTTGTGGCCTGATGCACCAACACCGTCGCCTGCTGTAAAGAGGCCCTTTACGGTGGTCATTCTGTCATAACCCCAACTCCACTCTTTAGGAGCGCCGAGGTCAGTCGGACCACTTACCCAAAGCCCTGCACAACCTGCGTGTGAGCCAAGGAGATACGGTTCGGTAGGCATAATCTCGGATGGCGACTTATCCGGCTCAACATTGTTAGCCGCCCACATACCGGCCTGTCCGATACACATATCGAGAAAGTCCTCCCATGCCTCAGCCTCAAGATGCTTGATCTGTTTGGCATCCATGGTCTTTCCAAGCTCTGCCATAGCATTGTGGGTGTTCATCCAAATAGGACCTTTGCCGGCTTTCATATCAATCATCATCATGTGATTTCTGATAGCAGTGCCGAGTTTGTGAGGGTCTGAACAGTATTTACCATAGAGCTTGTTGGTTGACTCAAAGTTGGTTACACAGTAGTCCTCGCCAAGAGCGTTGGTGGCTTTTGCTTTAAAGAAAAGGAACCATGCGCCAACAGGGCCGTAACCATCTTTAAATCTTGCAGGAACGAATCTGTTTTCCATAAGAACGAGCTCTGCTCCAACCTGTGCTGCTAATGCGTAGGTGGTGCCTGCGTTCCATACTGGATACCATGCTCTACCCTGGCCCTCTGCCACTGAACGCGGTCTGAATACGTTAACCGCTCCGCCGGCTGCCAAAAGCATGCTCTTTGCTTTAAATATATATGCTTTGTTCTCTCTGACGCTGAAACCAACTGCTGCCGCAACACGGTTAGGCTCTTTAGCATCCAGAAGGAGCTTTACGATAAACACTCTCTCATAGTGGTTCTGGGCCTGGCCTGTGCCTGCTCTGTTAAACTCAAGGGCTTTCTTTGCAGCTTCTGCCACTATTACTTTGTATGACTCACCATTAATCATTATCTGCCACTTACCGCTTCTAACCGGCTTGCCGCCCTCGGTAAGTTTCTTAGCTGGCTGTGCTCCGTCCAGTGTGTGGCCGTCGTCGGCTCTTTTCCAAACAGGGAGACCCCATTCTTCAAAAAGATGCACTGAATCATCTACGTGCCTGCCTACATCATATACTAAGTCCTCCCTTATGATTCCCATAAGGTCGCCTTTCACGTATTTAACATAATCCTTAGGATCATTTTCACCCATGTAGGTGTTGATAGCAGAGAGACCCATGGCAACTGCGCCGCTTCTGTCTGTGGCAGCCTTATCAACCATGGTTAATTTAAGACCCTTTGGGGTAGCCCAGCGAGCAGCCTCAAAAGCCGCACCGCAGCAAGCCATACCACCACCGATTAAAAGCAAGTCGGTCTCGACTTCAATCATCTCAGGCTTCTGGCAATAAGAAAAATTACATGTTTCTAATTCCATTATTTTCCTCCAGTTATTAGACTATTTTCTTTAATTTTATCAATCACTGTTTCTTAATAAAAGTTACGGTTTTCTTACTTCCGTAAGATTAAAGAATCCGGGCTTTTTAAGGTTGTCGTAATTAGGCTCCGGTTTGCCCTTGTATGGATCCACTGAACCCTCAGCGGTTGTACGAATCGGGAATTTGAAGCGTTTAAGTGCGCCGCTTCTGAACTTGACAGTCCACATAATGGAATCAGATCCTCTCATTGGAATTACGTTTCCACCAAGGGGATTGAAGTCAGCGTAGCCTCTGACCTCGATAGCCTGCTGCGGGCAAATCTTCACGCAGCTATAGCACTCCCAGCACTGCTCCGGCTCCTGATTGAAAGCTTTCATTCTGTCGCGGTCCAGCTTCATAAGGTCATTGGGGCAGATGTACATACAT
The Nitrospirota bacterium genome window above contains:
- a CDS encoding sigma-54-dependent Fis family transcriptional regulator; the protein is MGNFTVVLIDDEKSIRETLSEIFEDEGFTVIKFETGEEGLEYIEKSPPDVIFLDLWLPGIDGLEVLQKIKQINSVLPVIIISGHGKIDQAVKATKLGAYDFLEKPLSLERVLLTAKNAIEKKELQVQNETLKKDMIQKHTMVGESRAIVDLKKEIEIAGKSNARVLIMGESGVGKELVARNLHYQSDRANRAFVEVNCVAIPQELIESELFGHEKGSFTGAFEKKKGKFELANEGTLFLDEIGDMSMTTQAKLLRIIETQEFQRVGGSKNIKVDVRIIAATNKDLQKEVKQGKFREDLFFRLNVIPVIVPPLRERKDDLPMLIEHFMSSFAAEYARPLRAISPEAMNTLLAHDWPGNVRELKNTLERLFIMTQSKVITANDISVGDSPQKDYFAYETLREARDSFEKDYIIRQLVKHKWNVSKTAETLQIERSNLHRKIKGYDIDIP
- a CDS encoding M23 family metallopeptidase, which translates into the protein MFRNEKSSGLIRFTYYGLGIVIAALVIFLLYTLISSKPPVISGLDGLAKLPRKKDVPIKIDCKSTIKSVSITISQGDNTKAQEILSDNPGKKTADYLLKIEPVKLSLKDGTAQIKVIIKSGLFTKTEKMFETVIDTIPPIIAVLDSTYISDQGSATAVLIEASGADSVYVKIGDKTYPAVNSIFKNKNHYFCIYPLDVDYNGTVPLTAVAEDNAGNMVMTPIKTIFKPTVYRKDIIKISDDFIKRQVYPLLGITEGEMPPVDAFIKLNEGWRKDNEAKIQEISAKSVSEILWQGAFIQMKNTKVFAHFGDIRSYEYGGKIISGSRHMGYDLASLANSPVPAANSGIVQFAGNLGIYGNAIIIDHGLGLMSLYGHLSAIMVKEGDKVVKGGIIAKSGMTGFAGGDHLHFAIICHGVYVSPVQWWDKLWIDKRISLVLNKG
- a CDS encoding YkgJ family cysteine cluster protein, which codes for MDDVFNKLRSFPGEKIELTYKDKFSFRCHKDIECFNQCCKGGLEIFLTPYDVLRIKNAIGITSSEFLATYAIQVTLEKSNIPFLKLRMDENKNCYFNREDGCAIYTNRPLACRYYPIGYAVMKSTRPFEGDDFYFKIQESFCKGHNESALWDIETWRTNQEINIYEDANKDWVDLILNKKLYGSSVKLDDKSTAIYMLGSFDMDAFREFLLKSTFLKRFDVEEDELELITTDELQLLKFANKWLKFALFKEPTMNLKQG
- the qmoC gene encoding quinone-interacting membrane-bound oxidoreductase complex subunit QmoC, encoding MGDGTVVTPDLDFVKSLKSSGADTVKRCYQCATCSAVCSLTPPGDPFPRREMSMAQWGLKADLAADPNIWLCHNCNECTKYCPRGARPGDVLAVLRKQAITENAFPGFLAKIIGEPKLLILTFLIPIVLFLLILNATGHLNIPDGPVVYDHFFPIHYVDPIFITSATFVFISFVISISRFWKNLNTNPHKLMAEGNLVKSIVETLKEFLLHKKFEKCSVNKDRTWAHRFVFFGFLGLFITTNWAVFYIYVLGWHSPYRVDDPAILALFNGSKELVILCYLAFKGFGNLSALALFIGAVLIFNNKAKDKGFVTKTSAFDSSFNVVVMLLFITGILSELLRWGNVANIAYPMYFAHLVFVFYTIAFLPFTKLAHMVYRTTAIVYAKMANKD
- a CDS encoding hydrogenase iron-sulfur subunit, whose protein sequence is MADSKMGVYICTGCGIGESINVEELQKTARSAASCKTHSFFCSDDGVQVIKDDINNDGINKIVIAACSPRVNTDAFDFDPLLYYTERVNIREHVAWTQPAGAPGTQLLAVDNLSMGMVKASKAEPPVPKTTEVHKSLLIIGGGVTGLTAAIEAAKAGYEAVIVEETAELGGFAKKSFKGFPVKEPFDKLPEQTIGAKIKAAETDPKIKIMLGTKVTSIEGEPGMFEIFVDKSGQEEKFSVGAVVLAIGWKPYDATQLTMYGYGRYKNVVTNVEMETIASKGKITRPSDGKTANSVLFVQCAGQRDENNIPYCSTVCCNVSLKQAKYVRESNPKSSAYIIYKDMRTMGLYEGFYKAAQDDEGIFLAKGEVKGLTEAPDGSIMVDVYNQLLSRDMQIKVDLVVLATGMVSSMLPEGRAVNAVTEEYIGDLVTKQTQDGSSSELVPIPIVLNLKYRQGPELPHLKYGFPDSHFICFPYETRRTGIYAAGAVRHPMDAQQSSTDATGAALKAIQCIELTAQGKAVHPRAGDMTFPEFRLESCTQCRRCTVECPFGVLDEDEKGTPKEHPYRCRRCGTCMGACPQRIISFKNYSVDIISSMIKAVEVPSEGDEPFILAFICENDAYPALDMAGLNRISLNPNFRFIPLRCLGGTNLVWIADALSKGVDGVMLIGCKYGDNYQCHFIKGSQVASERLGKVQETLGRLMLEAERVQQVQLSIDEWDLLPKLMNDFSEQLKGFGPNPYKGF
- a CDS encoding CoB--CoM heterodisulfide reductase iron-sulfur subunit A family protein — encoded protein: MPEEKTAQMVVIGGGISGMTTAIEAAEAGITSVIIEKSPYLGGRVAQLNKYFPKLCPPYCGMEINFRRIKQNSKISYYTMSEVESVSGSEGNFTVKVKINPRLVNSKCTACNKCVEVCPVERTNLFNFGLDKTKAVYLPHDMAFPMRYVIDDTLCTKASCAKCAAVCKYDAIDFDMKPETVEIKTQSVVYATGWNPYDAKKMDNLGFGKVKNAVTNMMMERMASPNGPTKGKIVRPSDKKEPKTVAFVQCAGSRDINHLAHCSAICCMASLKQATYLREQYPDSNVFIYYIDLRTPGKYEDFLKKIQADENVHMIKGKVAKIEEDPESGDPILTLEDIEGSAKITKKVDMVVLATGMEPAIKSAGNHGLKLDDNGFIDADLQKAGIYSSGVAKRPNDVTNSVQDSTASALRGIQSTVRR
- a CDS encoding adenylyl-sulfate reductase subunit alpha yields the protein MELETCNFSYCQKPEMIEVETDLLLIGGGMACCGAAFEAARWATPKGLKLTMVDKAATDRSGAVAMGLSAINTYMGENDPKDYVKYVKGDLMGIIREDLVYDVGRHVDDSVHLFEEWGLPVWKRADDGHTLDGAQPAKKLTEGGKPVRSGKWQIMINGESYKVIVAEAAKKALEFNRAGTGQAQNHYERVFIVKLLLDAKEPNRVAAAVGFSVRENKAYIFKAKSMLLAAGGAVNVFRPRSVAEGQGRAWYPVWNAGTTYALAAQVGAELVLMENRFVPARFKDGYGPVGAWFLFFKAKATNALGEDYCVTNFESTNKLYGKYCSDPHKLGTAIRNHMMMIDMKAGKGPIWMNTHNAMAELGKTMDAKQIKHLEAEAWEDFLDMCIGQAGMWAANNVEPDKSPSEIMPTEPYLLGSHAGCAGLWVSGPTDLGAPKEWSWGYDRMTTVKGLFTAGDGVGASGHKFSSGSHAEGRTAAKAMVAFCLDNASYKPAVSKSNEELAAELYLPFEIYEKYKNYSTDPNVNPHYIRPKMLQARLQKIMDEYVAGVSVWYMTSKTMLTEGLRQLVLLKEDATRMAASDLHELMRCWENYHRIWTGESHARHILFREDSRYPGYYYRGDFNLVDDQNWKCFTISKYNLQTNQWELSKRDYVQLFPD
- the aprB gene encoding adenylyl-sulfate reductase subunit beta, which translates into the protein MPSFVMTEKCDGCKGLERTACMYICPNDLMKLDRDRMKAFNQEPEQCWECYSCVKICPQQAIEVRGYADFNPLGGNVIPMRGSDSIMWTVKFRSGALKRFKFPIRTTAEGSVDPYKGKPEPNYDNLKKPGFFNLTEVRKP